Proteins encoded by one window of Cyclobacteriaceae bacterium:
- the rpoC gene encoding DNA-directed RNA polymerase subunit beta': MSFRKNKKFNSDFSKITISLASPESILESSHGEVTQPETINYRTYKPEMGGLFCERIFGPVKDWECHCGKYKRIRYKGIICDRCGVEVTEKKVRRERMGHIELVVPVAHIWYFRSLPNKIGYLLGLATKKLDQIIYYERYVVIQPGVKEEDGINKMDFLTEEEYLDIVDKLPRENQLLDDNDPKKFIAKMGADALEMLLSRLDLDTLSYDLRHQAATDTSQQRKAEALKRLKVVEAFREANTRVENRPEWMVIKMVPVIPPELRPLVPLDGGRFATSDLNDLYRRVIIRNNRLKRLIDIKAPEVILRNEKRMLQEAVDSLFDNSRKVNAVRSDGNRALKSLSDMLKGKQGRFRQNLLGKRVDYSGRSVIVVGPELKLHECGLPKDMAAELFKPFIIRKLIERGIVKTVKSAKKIVDRKDPVIWDILENVLKGHPVLLNRAPTLHRLGIQAFQPKLIEGKAIQLHPLVCTAFNADFDGDQMAVHVPLGQEAILEASVLMLSSHNILNPANGAPITVPSQDMVLGLYYLTKGRKSTPENKVLGEGRMFYSAEEVIIAHNEGKLAKHAHIKVRVKMLDKKTGELKDQVIETVAGRVLFNQYVPEEAGFVDELLTKKKLQTIIADVYKAAGLSKTAKFLDDIKDLGFQMAYKGGLSMGLNDVKIPVEKEKFVSDAQKEVDAVWNNYMMGLITDNERYNQVIDIWTRTNTMLTNTLMRQLEEDTQGFNPIYMMMHSGARGSREQVRQLGGMRGLMAKPQKNLAGSVGSIIENPILSNFKEGLDVLEYFISTHGARKGLADTALKTADAGYLTRRLVDVAHDLVITEEDCGTLRGLKVTALKDNEDIVEPLSERILGRVTVHDIYDPLTEELICPANSEVTDEIAKRVEETSIEEVEIRSVLTCESKMGACSKCYGRNLATGKMAEAGEAVGVIAAQSIGEPGTQLTLRTFHVGGTASNIAVDANIKAKFPGVVEFEGVRFVDTTDRDGNKVQVVMGRTGEIRILDKEKGRVLISNNVPYGAFLKVKDGQSVEKGDELCFWDPYNAVILSEFDGEIGYEAIIEGITYKEESDEQTGHREKVITETRDKTKNPAIIVNGKSETKSYNIPVGAHLAVDEGEKIKAGQVLVKIPRTIGKSRDITGGLPRVTELFEARNPSNPAVVSEIDGVVTYGGIKRGNREVFIESRDGVQKRYLVPLSKHILVQDNDFVKAGQPLSDGSISPGDILAIKGPTAVQEYLVNEIQEVYRLQGVKINDKHIEAIVSQMMQKVEIIDQGDTNFLPGEYVDKFSFREENDKILDKKVVIDAGDSDKFKPGQIITSRELRDENSSLKRKDQKTVEVRDALAAVSRPTLQGITQASLKTESWLSAASFQETTKVLSEAAIRGKADRLLGMKENVIVGHLIPAGTGQRRFNSLIVTHQDEYDTLTRALETPKSQDKEKELQD, translated from the coding sequence ATGTCTTTCAGAAAAAATAAAAAATTCAACAGCGATTTTTCCAAAATCACCATCAGCCTGGCTTCTCCGGAATCGATTCTGGAAAGTTCACATGGCGAGGTGACACAACCGGAAACCATTAACTACAGAACCTACAAGCCTGAAATGGGCGGCTTGTTCTGCGAGCGTATTTTCGGTCCGGTTAAGGATTGGGAATGTCACTGCGGTAAATACAAGCGCATTCGTTACAAAGGCATCATCTGCGACCGTTGCGGTGTAGAAGTTACCGAAAAGAAAGTAAGACGTGAGCGCATGGGGCACATCGAATTGGTGGTTCCGGTAGCACACATCTGGTATTTCCGTTCCCTGCCGAACAAAATCGGTTACTTGTTGGGATTGGCTACCAAGAAATTGGATCAGATCATCTACTACGAGCGCTATGTGGTTATCCAACCCGGTGTGAAGGAAGAAGACGGTATCAATAAGATGGATTTCCTCACTGAAGAGGAATACCTGGATATCGTTGACAAACTTCCTCGAGAAAACCAATTGTTGGATGACAACGATCCGAAGAAGTTTATCGCCAAGATGGGTGCTGATGCATTGGAAATGTTGTTATCCCGTCTTGATCTGGATACGCTTTCATATGATCTGCGCCACCAGGCAGCAACCGATACTTCTCAGCAGCGTAAAGCTGAAGCGTTGAAGCGTTTGAAAGTAGTTGAAGCTTTCCGCGAAGCCAACACGCGTGTGGAAAACCGCCCCGAGTGGATGGTGATCAAGATGGTGCCTGTTATTCCGCCTGAACTTCGTCCGCTTGTGCCGTTGGATGGTGGTCGTTTTGCTACCTCTGATTTGAATGACCTTTACAGACGTGTGATTATTCGTAACAACCGTCTGAAGCGTCTGATTGATATTAAAGCGCCTGAAGTAATTCTTCGTAACGAGAAGCGTATGCTTCAGGAAGCGGTTGACTCGTTGTTCGACAACTCACGTAAAGTGAATGCTGTTCGTTCCGATGGAAACCGTGCGTTGAAATCGTTGAGCGATATGCTGAAAGGTAAGCAAGGACGTTTCCGTCAGAACTTGCTTGGTAAGCGTGTTGACTACTCTGGTCGTTCCGTTATTGTAGTAGGTCCTGAGCTCAAATTACATGAGTGCGGATTACCTAAAGATATGGCTGCTGAATTATTCAAGCCATTCATCATCCGAAAGTTGATTGAAAGAGGAATTGTTAAAACCGTTAAATCGGCTAAGAAAATTGTTGATCGTAAGGATCCGGTGATCTGGGATATTCTTGAAAATGTATTGAAAGGACATCCTGTATTGTTGAACCGTGCCCCTACGCTTCACCGTTTAGGTATTCAGGCTTTCCAACCAAAACTGATTGAAGGAAAAGCGATTCAGTTACACCCGTTGGTATGTACTGCATTTAACGCTGACTTTGACGGTGACCAGATGGCCGTTCACGTGCCGCTTGGCCAGGAAGCTATTCTTGAAGCATCGGTATTGATGTTGTCTTCGCACAACATTCTTAACCCGGCTAACGGTGCACCTATTACTGTACCTTCTCAGGACATGGTGTTGGGCTTATACTACCTCACAAAAGGAAGAAAGAGCACACCTGAAAATAAAGTATTGGGTGAAGGCCGCATGTTCTACTCTGCTGAAGAGGTGATCATTGCACACAACGAAGGCAAACTGGCTAAGCATGCACATATCAAAGTACGTGTAAAAATGCTTGATAAGAAAACCGGTGAACTGAAAGATCAGGTGATTGAGACAGTAGCTGGCCGTGTATTGTTTAATCAATACGTTCCGGAGGAAGCTGGTTTTGTAGATGAACTGCTAACCAAGAAGAAACTGCAAACCATTATTGCCGATGTATACAAGGCGGCCGGTCTTTCTAAAACCGCGAAGTTCCTGGATGATATTAAGGATCTTGGTTTCCAGATGGCCTACAAAGGTGGTTTGTCAATGGGCTTGAACGATGTGAAGATCCCGGTGGAGAAAGAGAAGTTTGTTTCTGATGCGCAGAAAGAAGTTGATGCGGTTTGGAACAACTACATGATGGGTCTGATCACCGATAACGAACGTTACAATCAGGTTATCGATATTTGGACGCGTACCAATACCATGTTGACCAACACGTTGATGCGTCAATTGGAAGAAGATACGCAAGGCTTCAACCCGATCTACATGATGATGCACTCCGGGGCCCGTGGTTCACGCGAGCAGGTACGTCAGTTAGGTGGTATGCGTGGTCTGATGGCCAAGCCGCAGAAAAACCTGGCTGGTTCAGTAGGTTCAATTATTGAAAACCCGATCCTTTCCAACTTCAAAGAAGGATTGGATGTATTGGAATATTTTATCTCTACCCACGGTGCACGTAAAGGTCTTGCTGATACCGCGTTGAAAACGGCTGATGCGGGTTACCTGACGCGTAGGTTGGTAGACGTTGCGCACGACCTGGTAATCACTGAAGAGGATTGCGGTACGCTGCGTGGCTTGAAAGTTACAGCCCTGAAGGATAACGAAGATATCGTTGAACCTTTGTCTGAGCGTATTCTTGGCCGTGTAACGGTACACGATATCTATGATCCGTTGACAGAAGAATTGATCTGTCCTGCGAACTCCGAGGTTACTGATGAGATCGCGAAGCGTGTAGAAGAAACAAGCATTGAAGAAGTTGAGATTCGTTCCGTACTGACATGCGAATCGAAAATGGGGGCTTGCTCCAAGTGTTATGGACGTAACCTGGCTACCGGTAAAATGGCAGAAGCAGGTGAGGCTGTTGGTGTAATTGCTGCTCAGTCGATCGGTGAACCTGGCACACAGCTTACCCTTCGTACCTTCCACGTGGGTGGTACAGCATCCAACATTGCGGTTGATGCCAACATCAAGGCAAAATTCCCAGGTGTAGTTGAGTTTGAAGGAGTTCGTTTTGTGGATACAACCGACCGTGATGGTAATAAAGTACAGGTGGTGATGGGTCGTACAGGTGAAATCCGAATCCTGGATAAGGAGAAGGGACGTGTACTTATCAGCAACAACGTGCCTTACGGTGCATTCCTGAAAGTGAAGGACGGTCAATCCGTAGAGAAGGGTGATGAGCTTTGCTTCTGGGATCCATACAATGCGGTTATCCTTTCTGAGTTTGACGGTGAAATCGGATATGAGGCAATCATTGAAGGCATCACCTATAAGGAGGAATCGGATGAGCAGACTGGTCACCGTGAAAAAGTGATTACAGAAACTCGTGATAAGACAAAGAACCCGGCCATTATTGTTAATGGCAAGTCGGAGACGAAGTCATATAACATCCCGGTAGGGGCACACTTAGCTGTTGATGAAGGTGAGAAGATTAAAGCCGGTCAGGTACTGGTGAAAATCCCGCGTACCATTGGCAAGTCTCGCGATATTACAGGGGGTCTGCCACGTGTAACGGAATTGTTTGAAGCACGTAATCCTTCGAACCCGGCCGTGGTGAGTGAGATTGATGGTGTGGTAACCTATGGTGGTATCAAGCGTGGTAACCGTGAAGTGTTCATTGAATCACGTGATGGTGTACAAAAGCGTTACTTGGTGCCGTTGTCTAAGCACATCCTTGTTCAGGATAACGACTTTGTGAAAGCGGGTCAGCCATTATCGGATGGATCAATTTCTCCGGGTGATATCCTGGCGATTAAAGGTCCAACTGCTGTTCAGGAATACCTCGTGAATGAAATTCAGGAAGTATACCGTCTGCAGGGTGTGAAGATTAACGACAAGCACATTGAAGCTATCGTTAGCCAGATGATGCAGAAAGTTGAAATCATCGATCAAGGTGATACCAACTTCTTGCCTGGCGAATACGTAGATAAGTTCTCCTTCCGTGAGGAGAACGATAAGATTCTGGATAAGAAGGTTGTGATTGATGCGGGCGATTCTGACAAGTTTAAGCCTGGTCAGATTATCACCAGTCGTGAATTGCGTGATGAAAACTCTTCGTTGAAGAGAAAAGATCAAAAGACTGTTGAAGTTCGCGATGCATTGGCTGCTGTTTCTCGTCCTACGTTGCAAGGTATCACGCAAGCGTCTTTGAAGACGGAGAGCTGGTTGTCAGCCGCCTCGTTCCAGGAGACTACCAAAGTGTTGAGCGAAGCTGCTATCCGCGGTAAGGCCGATCGCTTATTGGGTATGAAGGAGAACGTGATCGTAGGTCATCTGATTCCTGCCGGTACAGGTCAGCGTAGGTTTAACAGCCTGATCGTAACACATCAGGATGAATACGATACATTGACACGTGCATTGGAAACTCCGAAATCTCAGGATAAAGAGAAAGAGCTTCAGGATTAA